The following proteins are co-located in the bacterium BMS3Abin02 genome:
- a CDS encoding sulfite exporter TauE/SafE: MSRTLLAALVGITAGVASGLFGIGGGLVFVPGLVLILGFEQHRAHATSSAAVVVTATTGAIRFFDGGAADLRAGGLLAGGAILGALAGATLMGKVPSKWLKALFVSVAVVAAVRLTLGGLSPGSGGHHIEGTLGAMIGIVLLGMATGVLMSMLGLGGGLVYVPILALIFGLEQHIAQGTSLVAIVPTAASAAIVHYRAHRIDIPIALILGAGSIAGVLLGALLAFSLAGSTLQFLFAGLLVLAAALQLFRKS, from the coding sequence ATGTCGCGAACCCTCTTGGCAGCACTCGTCGGAATCACGGCAGGGGTTGCCAGTGGGTTGTTCGGCATCGGTGGGGGTCTCGTCTTCGTCCCGGGCCTGGTTCTCATCCTCGGCTTCGAGCAGCACCGCGCCCACGCAACATCGTCTGCTGCGGTCGTCGTGACGGCCACCACGGGAGCGATTCGGTTCTTCGACGGAGGAGCGGCGGATCTGCGTGCTGGTGGACTCCTTGCCGGCGGAGCGATTCTCGGAGCGCTCGCCGGGGCAACTCTCATGGGCAAGGTGCCATCGAAATGGCTCAAGGCACTGTTCGTGTCGGTCGCCGTCGTCGCAGCGGTCAGGCTCACGCTCGGCGGGCTGAGTCCGGGCAGCGGCGGCCACCACATCGAAGGCACCCTCGGAGCCATGATCGGGATCGTGCTCCTCGGCATGGCAACAGGAGTACTGATGTCGATGCTCGGCCTCGGAGGAGGACTCGTCTACGTACCGATCCTTGCCCTCATCTTCGGCCTCGAACAGCACATCGCGCAAGGAACATCGCTGGTGGCCATCGTTCCGACTGCGGCATCGGCTGCCATCGTTCATTACCGCGCCCATCGAATCGACATCCCGATCGCTCTCATCCTCGGCGCCGGCAGTATCGCCGGCGTGCTACTCGGAGCGCTCCTGGCATTCAGTTTGGCCGGCTCAACACTCCAGTTCCTCTTCGCGGGGCTCCTCGTCCTTGCCGCCGCCCTACAGCTGTTCAGGAAGAGCTGA